ttcaagcagttggtaactaggcagggtattattgatggggcgaagtgacctcctactgactagtaatcagtgaaccattcctgcttttccagaggggaaggagaggtgagttggaaatcacaggtagctttgtttaacagtttggcttgcagttctCTGGGAACTGACTATTCCCTGGATGGGATGGGTCATTGTGCTTGAAGGTCGGcagtggaactttcccactggtcttcaattgaaaatatcaaaaggtaaaaatacaaattaccatgttgtcaaatacagagtagtcagtcttgaacaaatatatacacaagcaacaaatttgggctctgcaggtatatttatatttatttctggatacacaagatatgtaaaaatatataacaaatttaatcACGTAAAGGAGTCCATCAACTTAAGAGTGAAGGCATGAAAAATGTTTGATATAGGATAgctgggagagtttggagagCAGGCACAAAAGAGGGAGGTGATGTCACTGcttcaattaaaacattaaaatattagataaatacaaatgtatgaacaaaattatatacaaataagaggaataaaaagcaaaccttacaagcttcaaaagaaaacacagagaaaaaaaaagccacaataaaTCTATATCTCGGAGCATCTTCCTTTCATCTGCCCTcctagtggaaggagcaggatgttggagacccttttgttatacatggattttagtccaggtgagtcccaaatggtccaacggtccactcatcaggccactcattgtgtccagtccgttgtccagcaggatcaaaagtccttggctgcctggactgcataaagaaaactggagttaaacaagagaaagaaaaaatattcatcacTAGCAAACCCTAGTAGGTTTTTTGCCACGGACATAGGTTTATGTTCACTGGCCAAGAAATAGACAGACATGACTATAAAATTTAGACAGTCCATAGTTGGAAAAGTCTAGATAGATCTATAAAGAGTTAATGTGTGCATGATacatacattacctcagagttacccctctctctctctccctttctctctctgtctctctgtctctctgtctctgtctctgtctctgtctctgtctctctctctctctctctctctctctctgtgtgtgtgtgtgtgtgtttgtgtgttggtgtctgtctgtttgtcctcatACCTGAAGGCTAGGAATAATCATCAAATGCTTTTTTACCTCAATATTGAAACAGAGTAATATGTCAGTAATCTCAGCTCATCAGtctgccacacctgcctctgttaagctcaaggcctaagatgacaccatgattcttccttgtctgatttccagagtccttttgttgcactgtgacacattacccaacatccatctccccagatgcagagaccagatctgccaggtaaaaatatttagaatatcctttttctgacaggattgcactcagcctggtacttcctcttgcctatactggccttgaagttgtgttacttgacagggtagagtggctcagaactgaaacttctacattgcagaattagagacaggaagaagaggatcgtgctcaaggtaatctttagctacaaggtggcctgttgggatttaagagaccttgatgaaaacagaaatgtttgcAGCATAGCATTACactaaaggaggaacagaggcagcaagatcaagaggaagacaaaggtagcctgggctttcattctatcccgagtggtattctctctgaattttaggtttgACTGTGTGAACACTAAAGCCAGCATAGCAATACTAttccaaaataggaaaaaaaaacaaaacaaatgtaagaagaaaaaaaatgaaagtatgcttaatttacataaacatatcagaaaataagaaccaatttcttctgtctattgtacatggaatatgttcccttagcatacacctgtgagtctgttagaattaagagtgatatattaaggatttttattggagtggttagtgtttttcatctgttggtttttaattttgtgaatctatttccatcaattgggattttatacttgatgtttctattttgtgttttccacttaaggccatcctgaggggtacatggctctctaggagtccagtataagaaacatccattgagacccacctgcatggaagtagttcatgtaaaagtaaagacagacacactgacagagatATAGACTCACCAGGGCTTCTACATATCAGTGTATGGATGACAAGGAATCATCAGGGTGTGAGGCCAACTCTTAAAACCTATGCTGGCCAGGGTCTGTGAGAGGCTTTCCTTGGTTTTGTCTGAGTAGCTAACCTGGTTCAGTGCTAGAGGCCAGCAAAGAACCCCTTTAATGAACTTTCCCAAACTTGTGCATTGTGGGTTCAGATACACGAGGTCATATAGTGCTCTTCTTGCTCCAGAGTGGAATATGATATGCTTTCCCACTCAAATTAGACAGGAAACGATTGTCTGTCGTAAGAGAATTTCCTGTAGCTCAGGGGATAAAGCAcatgagaaatatgtatgtgatcacaatggtggagtactatagggacatgctgttaaactcagcacatatcactgcaggattactatgccaggatccttgatgtcctttgaacaaattaagagagacactgggtcagagggaccctccacgtcagtcatatggtattctgtacacctcatgctgtggaagatgttgatacagtctagttaaaaagaacacaggagatgatATCTTAAGAAATGTAACagtaggagggacagggaaagcttcccagaagctctcaCAAAGGAATTGCAAGGCTGTTTAACTGGGCATAAAAAAGCAGTGTGCAAATTCTCAGGTTAATGGAAGCAGCCTGGGTAGATTTATCCAGTGGAATGCATACTCCAGTGGAGGCCGGAAGCTGTCATGAGCTAGGGCCACACCAATTTGCTGCTCCATCATTAAGTTATTCTTTTGACTCTGCTCATaacacctgtccctcctccttcgaGGAGGCTGGGACACAGGTAGGAATCCAGTTAGACATTTGAAAGTTGGCCTTGAGGGAGCAAACATAGAGAGGTGAGTAATTACAGGGCAGAACTGGTgagagagagggcacagctgcCTTGGGAGTCACTCCACAGTATGGGTTTTGTAAGCTTTACCCTGAGTTGGGTCTGAGGACTTAAGCAATATAAACTGTGATATCATTTGCAGGGCAGTGGGGATGGGTGAGGGTCTTGTCAAAGTTTGACAGGAGAATTCCCTTCAGAGGAGACATAGAGGTCTCATATTCCACCTGGGAACCCATTTTAGCTCAGGTCTGAAGGGCTGACTAGGGAGACTTTTCTGAGAAGTCTACTTCATGATGAAGaccatgttctctgcaagaaacaggaagcaaagaacagtacagtcccacagaacaatctctgatgtttacctctgctagaagagagggcagagggctactgatccactgacacttttagggcactgttctacttcatccctcccttctgagcaagacacagtgaaaaggcagGCCTTCCTGTCTGGGGCTTTACCTGGAGAGACCTTGCTGTGGTGTGGGCAGCTCTTCCTCTGGAGAAGGGGcctgcaagcacacaggcacctggacgtctggcctggctcctctgagactgtataattttcagccaggccaacccccaccactggcttaaaagccatggagctgaggctgctgttcttcaggacttgaaaaggaaaagacagaaaagaggctcttggtgtctgaaaaacagagaacttcctgtgctttccataaagagtcatagcaccccactggttgtcttaggactctctgccccatttgggcatgcccccacctccctctcgtcCTGCTTTAATCAGTGTCTCTGATTCCCCTTATGACTCACAAAGCATCAGAACACCCTTCAGGGGTTTCTATGGACTTAATCTTTCTGAAGTTACAGTTTGTCAAGTTTCTGTGTGCCTCAAGGACCATCCTCATTTGTCACAAAGGACAGGAGGgaatatggatgaaatgaatgAGGACATGCACCCACCTGGTTCTGTGGGTGACgcaatgttctcctctcttcctgagagccaagttattgcaggagacttgattttctgatggtggtggcagacagcagcacaggtttcgaaggcttctactaattgtctttttaaaccccTTCCAGTGGTGACGCCATCCCCGACGGGAAGCTGGGCAAGGCACTTGTGGCTGGCCACTAGTGACGGTATCTTCATGAACCATGGCCTCTTCCTTGATGAAGGTGTTTTTGTCCacgagtgtctctctctgccaggtatctccagagcagcctgcaaggcttatccccttaggtgtctgcagtgatgcacagaaatcatgtggcggtatgaaggaggacacattccggtctgctgtagtggaataggtgtattgaagtcgaggtgactggatatgttcagttagactacaagacaacacagtcttggagtctgagaatgtcttcctgatttgcagcctgttatccctgaattcttcagctATAGGACAGTCCAGGAGATCGAGCTGGAGGGTGTTGGTCCTTGTTTGCTGGTAGCCTACAGCATGCCTTCTGACaaccttcctggaattcttcctatcCTCCTTCTCCCGAATATTGGATGAATGTGAGgacaaggtgaaggaggagagaagaggtccctttctcttaagaaaacgaGGGAAGGAGTGAAGATCTTCTAGACCTGGCTCCACTTGGTGGTGTGTGCAGACTTTCCTGAGTGGCTTGTGCTGTTGAATCAAGTATGTTGCCAGCACCTCGTTGATATTTTGGTCTATGAGAGACTCAGTGCTTTTCTCAGGTGTATGCCTCATGACTCTCATGGCTTTGATGGTGCTAGGGCTTGGTGTTCCTGTGAACGTCTGTATGGATGTCGGTGGtgagtaggcctggctgtctttgatcatggggcgcatcataatttgctggatgctgggcctcctgctgggatttatcatcagcatttccactataacattgaaaatatcgtTGTCAACGTGAGGCGGAATGCTGAAATTGGCTGAACTGATGtgtctcctcacctctgcaaatgacttgcctaggaaaggcaagtgcccagtcaccatgaagaagaggaggacacctACACTCCATACGTCAAATGGGCGGCCCTCATATTCCTCAGCTTCAAAGAATTCTGGCGCACAGTATGGCAGCGTGCCACAGAAATCAATCAGCTTCTGCCCAGGAAGTGTTTTAGCAGCTAGGCCAAAATCACAGAGCTTGGCATTCGACCTTCCGTCTATCAAAATGTTGTTGGCCTTTATGTCTCGGTGGAcaatattattgtcatggcagaattgTACTGCCTCTAATATCTGTCTAAACATTCTTCGGGCCTCCCACGATTTTAAATATCCACATTCCCGGATTCGGTCCAGTAGGTCTCCCTGAGAGGCATGCTCCATGACCAGGTGGGTGGCCTCTCTTGTCTGGACCACTTCGACCACCTTGATGATATGAGGATGGCCCAGGGACTTTAGAATGTCAACTTCCCTGCTCATCACTGAGGAGCACTTCTCGGTGTTCTTGAGAACTTTTATAGCTACACAGGTGAGGGTTGGGACGTGGTAGGCCATTTTTACGACTGAAAATCGTCCCCTTCCCAGGGTTCTTATGATCTTATAGTCAGTGGTAAAGTTCTCGATAGACTCTCGGCTCTCTGGGTCCTGCTCCATGATCAGGCCCTCCTTTATATGGCTAGAAGCAAACTtgcaatgagaaataaaacagacatttaaaaacaggCCCCAGAACTTGTTGATACGCTCAAATTCCTACattaaagagatgagaaaaaaagctcaggaaaacatcagacaatctagacatgtactttacatattgggaagggaaggacaaggacctactgcaaaggagcagatgcaaaatatgacatagaggcggttgtcagggaccaactgcaaactgagagaatcctagacactaaaagccactaaattggaaaagctcaccatcctctctcctgatctcagcattctCTTTGAGTAGAGGCATCTAGAATATCAGCTTCAAGAGAAGATGTAAAGAGAACAGATCCCCGACAACCTATACTGTGCAGGATGGCGATCTGCCTCTGGAGTTCCCAAATTTGGCTACTCAGGCAGAGGACCTGTAGGTGGTTCTCAGAACACAGGTGCCCACAGCtaccctaactccagctccaggggttactACACCTCTCGACTCTAAGCACACCTATACAGCACACTCACAGGTGGTATACACCACTTAAAATAGTGATACaagtctttctatataattttattagtatgAGCTGTCAGGTTAGCAACGGAATCAGATTTCGGGGAAGTGGAACTATAGACAGGtatagagagattttattttcttacacaacTGAGTTATGCTATGTGAATATGTTATTGTATCAATCTTAGGGATTGTGTGagagactcacaaccacctgtaactccagacccaggaaacctgactccctcttctgacctccacagaatgCATCTGGGATATGGTACTCAAGGCATATGAGGATGCAAATCTGTCATACATATGAAGTGAAAAAATATAATACTCTAACATagcaaacataatttaataaaacgtgaaatagaagataataaaaaacatggaaatgtaaatgcataactcaagccagcaaatacagaaaccaaaatcaaaaagAGCAAGTTGAAGTGTCCAAAGTTGGAGAAACTCACTATGTCAGGGTCCAACAGCTCCTGAATGTCCAAGtctaatttctgtgtcttcaaattATAATTTCTTTCCAGCCAAGCAACAGCTTCTGTACCTGTAAGGACAGAATGCAGCCTCAATCAGAGCTGTAAGTAGACAGGTGTCTATCCATTGTCACAGGGTTCCTTGGGAGGTTAGAGCAAAGGGTAGCCAACACTGTGGCTAGGCACGGTCCATTGCttcacctctgcttctgtctccatggacaggaaggctagtcttggtcattggagcactagagggcaggtttgactcaagagtctgtccccagtgttacccactgacccatttcTTCCTACTTGTACCCCTGCCCAAGGACCATAATTGACCCCAAATTGCACCACCTAATGGGAACAATGTTCAAACACTTAACACTCCATCTTTAACAAGGAcacttttgtcattaataatcaAACAAGGAATCCTGAGAATGACAATGGATGCCAGAGCTTTCGCACTCCAGTTTTTTATGGATTCTGATATTCAATTGCAAGTTGATGGACATTGTCTTCCTTCTCACATGGACCACACACTTCATAagtttgtaataattcatgtccatattcaatgtattctatttactttttaaactcCGACAAGTGGTTGCTAAAGGATTGTAAGTCCTGACTACCTTGATTGTTGTGAGAAAATGCTATTATTCATTGCACCTCTGGGCATGAGACTACCATTTGTGGGGCTGAGAGGAATATGACACCATTAATCCCATATTGCCTGTCCTCAGGCTTGAGACTTCTGACCAAAGCTCAAGATCTAGAAACAGTGAGCTGATATGTTCCAAATGATCAAGTAAACACCCGTCAGCCAGGAACCTATAAACAACTGATGTAGTAGATGcgttgttctggaactctgggTCCTTCTGCTCTCAAACACAATGCCTTGTGTTTGaccttcaaaacaacagaagttgATTACTTGTGCATCAGGATGTTAGCAAGGCAAGGACAAGTACCCAACAAATTAATTATGTACCAAGGCTGCTTTCTAATTCTAACTGGCCCTGTGTATGTATTCCCAGAGGGTCCAGAAAAAGTATGAGATCAGTGTATCTTTGGTGCAGGTGACATGTTGTGCCCTGTAGCAGTTTCCTGTGTATCCACATCTTACTACTGTTGAATTGGGGTTGAAGGTTGAAGTAGGAATTGGCACAAAACAGTCAGATAGGAAAAATCTAGACTTGGGTAAGCTACCTGGACCCAGAGTGATGAGAGTCCCTCAGGGTCCTCTGACAGACATAGGACAAAGTTAAAGTCAGGATAGTCTCATAAAGATGAGCccatgttaattataaaatttgtgaaagtggaggaggaagatcatcacttcaagtaatctttggctactcggaaatgatgattccagcctgtggtccaggagcgtctgtctcatggaacaaaaacaaacatgcgaaatgaaagaaagaagtggctgcTATGTATTTTTGCTTGATCTATGTTCCCAAAGCTCTAGAAAGTAACTTTAGACCCATTGGGCTTACACATGAGATTATGACATTAAGGACAGAGGTGCAAGGGCTTTTGTCggccatttgcatgtgtttgaatgtatgctgCTATCCCCTCTCACCACAGCCCATCAGTTTTACACATTAAAGGAATCTGACAGGACTCACTAAGAACCAACTCCATGACAGATGACAAAGGAAATGGACTGCAGTTTagcagaggtcaaggaaggaCATTCCCTCTTGAAATGTTCATAGTCATATAGAaacaccacatgtgtacacattgcacacaaagcatttcctagcaatgctaacaagctaaaccttcaaagaatGAAACGGAGGTACAGGCATGGTCCAGCCATGGGCTTCAAAGTCCTACTTGTTAGGTCTCTAATCAGATGTTAGATTTTTGAATGTCCCAGGGAATacaaccctccttcctcagcaatgtCATGGAAAGCAAAAAGGATCCTGAAAGGCTCTTTGTTGCTTGACTATGAAGGTTCTGTTCTGCACTCCCATTCCACTAGCAGATAAAAACTATAGGAATGGTGGAAGAAGTTTTATTCAAGCCTAGGTTTGGAAATTTGGAGAGACACATTGTCAATATaaaattccctctctttctctaaatgttgTTGGAGTGAGTCCAGTGGAATGCTGGGCAGACCATTCCAGCACTAGGCACTTTTTGTTCCTGGACGTGTACTTTAAGCTGTTTTGCCAGCAAGACTCAAAGGCCCATGCTTGTTCCTTTGCTTCAAGTTCATTATTGGCCCGACCTCCTGTGCCTGGTACCACACTAGCTTCAGAGTCACATTTGTTCTCCTGAAGATAGAAGATAGCAATTCAGTGGAATGACAGCTGCCAACAGAATGACCCAGGTAAATGAAGGGTCATAGTATCATATGTCCCACTTTGGAAGGTTCTTCTTGGCAGTATAAAACTGGATCTTCTTAGACTTATATCTATTCTGTCCTTGAATTCTATTCAGCTACCTACTTTCATAGTTATCGTCAAAAAATTAGGATCTAAGCATTGCCTTGTAGATTGCATAGGGTCATGAGTTTGCACTGCAAGGAAGATCCCAAGTTAACCCGCTAGGGGGAGGCTTCCTTCTAAATCACATAGACCTGTTGGTGCCTTTTCTTAATAGACCACCCAATGTAGCCTACCAGTCCTCTGAATAGGAGAACTTGAAACAATTGTGCTAGCacttggaaagaaagggaacaaactaaaagggaaaaactgAGGAACCTGAAAGGGACTAGCCAGGGAAAGTGTGATCATGGGAATATGGTCAAAGTTCTTCATGTACATGTCTGGAAATGCCATTAGGAGATTGTACGTGCTGTTTTTTTATCATAAACTATTGTTCAAAATTAGTTCATGGAATAAATGCTTGTAAAATATGACAATTCAAAATCGGGTGAtaaatcaaatcaacaaagaaaaattctcctattcaatattcaaacaaaaatatacaggaacagagacttagtttaaatacagaaaacaaacaagtctaaAGTGAGATATAGGAATGTAGAGGAAAACTCACTGTGTTCAGATTCAACAATTCATGAATATCCAAGTTCAGTGGCTaactgaataaatgcaattgctgtgcaaacaaccaaacaaccaaccatccaatcaaccagccaaccaaaccaaccaaaccaaccaactaacccagCCACCAACCACAGCTAATGCCCTGTACAGACAGGATGTGTTTTCAGTAACTAAGGAAATAAATGACCTCACAATGGTTCCTTTTGAGGTCAGAGCTGAAATGGACCAATGAGGGCTCGGCACAGTCcactagttttctttattttctgtcctccagacAGGAACGTATTAAGGTCAGTGAGGCAGTAGAGACTTGAGGAAGATGGTTACACCCAGTTCGCAGTCCCTATATCTCTatgacctacttctttctgcTAGGTTATGTTTTTTAGATTTTCCACAACCTCAGAAACCAGGGTCACATGCCAGAGACCAATGTTCAAGCACAGGATCCTCTCTTGATAGTAGATATCCAAACCCCAATAAAgcctctttctactttaaaaataatgagtggtATCATATGAATTATAATAAGCGATTCACAACTGATATCCAACACTGGTATATGGacagtgtattagtttgctttattgtttgtaaTATTATACAGTTACATACCTATATAGTGCCATGACCTTATACTCAATGTCATCAATCAATTAAAATGTTCCATGACCTTACCTAAACTCAATTCAATTTTTTCCCaaattactccagcttgctttcaaTATGACACAAACTAAAGGGCACACACTATCATTCATGTATTAGTCAATGGATAACCTGGTTCATTTTTCACTTAGACCCTAACATTCTGTAACAACTGTTGGTTTGTGGAAGCTATCCCATCTGCACTTGAGAAAAATGGATCTTTTTCTTGGACtcacataagaataaaatattaacttcTCACTGACCCAGGCATACTTTGACCAAACTACAGTGTGACTACCATCCTTAGGGGTGAGACTTTCCCATGTTTTTCCCATAGAGTCTTCATCCAGTTTCTCACCAGACAGAAAGCTAAGATTGATAGTTTataaatgatagagaaaataactgATCATTAGTCATCTTAGAATCCTCAACCccgaaggcagaggcacacatggtttgttaaacaaaacaagcttTTCCTCGCCAAGATTTGATAAATAGAGCAAAAATTCTCAACCAAACACCAACCTAAAGTGtgaagacataaatgaagatttagtgTACATTTCCAGGCTAAAGCAACTCCTCAAGTCTTCCCCGGGCAGGTTTGGGCCACTGGAGCTCCCTTGACCCCTTTTGTGATCTTAGCTCTGTATTGTGTTTTGAACACTTCTGGATTTAAAATTCTGGTACAGTTTGTGTCTACCTCATTCCAAGTTCTTACTGGAAATGACAATGGAGAtgttagtgtatttgcttctatcaaacaaatgaggaaggacattttcccttgtcttaacgcctttaatatttgaacaaaatatactatatttaaaaatgttaatattatcatcattattttaaataacatgtacatgtctgtgcttgtAGTTGTATGCAGACATGACTAGAGTTGGTGGTGGAAGCCACAGGTTTTACGTGTTTGTAGATCTGGAGTTAGAGTTGGTTGTGAGACACACAGCATGGGTTCTGGCCACTGAACTCAACTCCTGTAGAGGCAGTGCCTTCTGTTAACCTGAGCTGTGTTCCAGtcttaatttcaatttttatgattgcagtcatggttccccttcttgtctaccgcatatttcttttgtagaaaattattttatttctaatagctggtaaattttatgaataggagaaataaacatttttctgttttattttacaaatttaatattcatctgaaagtattttatatttttgtaggtcttcaaagaaaacttccaatgaaaagaacaaagtatgaaaaaatttatttaatcatatttaataaggtagagtataaaagttaaagtaatatggtgattttgaaatatagtagaaaacaaaaattaagaatcttttgttatattcaaatatttcttttcaaaacattttcaaaattcaccaatatcctgctaagactgaacccacagtgaacgtgattgttggggggaggcggcaaaggggggaggatggggaggggaacaaccataaagaaggggaggaggaggaggggtttggatattgttggcctggaaaccgggaaagggaataacactcaaaatgtaaataagaaatactcaagttaataaaaacaaaaattgaaagaaatgtCACCAATAGTAAAGGTGTCCTTCCTGTAAAAGTCAggcttttcagaagcatctgcattgtTACTTATGTAAAACGTGGGtatttttctcttctgtattCTTAGTGTATGCGGTACGTAATGTAAAGACATCTGATAtaactataattcattttattggtaaaagaacaaggaaatcatATGTTTGAGCTTACCAAACTCACATCATCATCTGAGGGAAACTCAGAGGATTGTGAGATGTTCAGTCATAACACTATTTTGCAACTTATTGAACAGCTCAGGAGGCCAACCTAACGTAGGAGTTTTGcatgcagcctctgtgtgtgttataGAGGAACATGTATTAGAGTATCACTcatgaaatatcaaagaacagaaaactagtctcagcaggagctgccagcaagcctgagcttcagtgagagagcatgaagtgtggctttggggttgttgcatgagactcatgggttacaacaaaatgccacaggccagtcagccaggacattaacttgtgggctgtgccttttgttgcatcctcatgtggctggaggattgcagcagctctctggagtgAGTTTGGTAAAGGGGGCTGAATCCAGACATGATGTCTTTGCAATGTGATGTGTTGAGGAGACACTCTGAGACTACACCTGGTGTTTTCTTGGCTTCTCTCTTTAACTTAGTTATGTTAAGATTGTCTTCTATactcttcaaaaaatattttgtgtgtgtgtgtgtgtgtgtgtgtgtacacctggttgtgagcatttgttctcatgcacagtctagaggaggatttcgggtgtcctgctctatcattatcctgcttagtcctttgagatggtgtctgaacttgaaactaggttggcatgccagcaccaatattttgtctgctgctctcaaggcttggtttagaggcacatatgtagtcagatgtgctttttatggagatttaaactcatgtctatatttgcccagcaaacacccatatacaccgagctagttcccttaaggctgattgtatgtaactgtttttttttttgtagtttgctctttttatatttttattttttattttattttatttttactggataatttttctttatttttcttttctcttctattttttaattgtacttagatttcaaatgttattttctttcctgatatcatattcataatccccatcccatttgccctcccccttcttctataggcttgttcccctccccaaacatctacctttcctgtctccctgccctgaaattccatGACAGTGGGAGGTCCAGacatggcaggacaaagggtttctcctcccattggtacccaacaaggccatgctcggctacatatgcagctggagccatgggtcagtctatgtgtactctgtgggtagtggattactccctaggagctctggttggttggaattgttgttcttttggggtttttgttttatgttggaacatcatttgggaatatggccaagagaaatatagcagggtcctcagatagtccaattttcaattttctgaagaacct
This genomic interval from Rattus norvegicus strain BN/NHsdMcwi chromosome 17, GRCr8, whole genome shotgun sequence contains the following:
- the LOC134482639 gene encoding sperm motility kinase X-like, which encodes MEQDPESRESIENFTTDYKIIRTLGRGRFSVVKMAYHVPTLTCVAIKVLKNTEKCSSVMSREVDILKSLGHPHIIKVVEVVQTREATHLVMEHASQGDLLDRIRECGYLKSWEARRMFRQILEAVQFCHDNNIVHRDIKANNILIDGRSNAKLCDFGLAAKTLPGQKLIDFCGTLPYCAPEFFEAEEYEGRPFDVWSVGVLLFFMVTGHLPFLGKSFAEVRRHISSANFSIPPHVDNDIFNVIVEMLMINPSRRPSIQQIMMRPMIKDSQAYSPPTSIQTFTGTPSPSTIKAMRVMRHTPEKSTESLIDQNINEVLATYLIQQHKPLRKVCTHHQVEPGLEDLHSFPRFLKRKGPLLSSFTLSSHSSNIREKEDRKNSRKPPRRRRDRCYEQSQKNNLMMEQQIGVALAHDSFRPPLEYAFHWINLPRLLPLT